In one window of Temnothorax longispinosus isolate EJ_2023e chromosome 9, Tlon_JGU_v1, whole genome shotgun sequence DNA:
- the Top2 gene encoding DNA topoisomerase 2 isoform X1, which produces MNTAMENGAGNGKPATKQKTIEGIYQKKSQLEHILLRPDTYIGSVEPLTEMMWVFDKEKEMMVQKEIRYVPGLYKIFDEILVNAADNKQRDPKMDMIKIDIDSENNTISVWNNGKGIPVVIHKDENMYVPTMIFGHLLTSSNYDDEEEKVTGGRNGYGAKLCNIFSHRFTVETATKEYKKCLKQTWGNNMGKASEPRIKDYYGEDFTKVTFSPDLTKFKMQSLDDDIVSLMSRRAYDVAASSKGVKVYLNGSRIPVKNFKDYVDFYIKGKEDDVGNPLKVVYENCGPRWEVALTLSDKGFQQMSFVNSIATTKGGRHIDHVTDMIVKQLIETLKKKNKAGVAIKPFQIKNHLWIFVNCLINNPTFDSQTKENMTLQPKSFGSKCTLTDKFITSIAKIGVVEAVLSWAKFKADSQLEKLGPKSKQRKLHGIPKLEDANDAGTAKSLECTLILTEGDSAKTMAVSGIASIGRDKYGIFPLRGKMLNVREATHKQILENAEINNLIKILGLQYKKKYETRDDLKTLRYGKMMIMTDQDQDGSHIKGLLINFIHHNWPSLLKLNFIEEFITPIVKATKGNQVLSFFSLPEFEDWKKETENFHTYKIKYYKGLGTSTAKEAKEYFENMARHRIRFQYQGDQDDQNIIMAFSKKCVDQRKDWLMNHMNETKRRKEIGLGERYLYEKNTHTVTFSDFINVELVLYSNYDNVRSIPNMMDGFKPGQRKVLFTCLKRNDKREVKVAQLAGSVAEHSAYHHGETSLMATIINLAQNFVGSNNINLLQPIGQFGTRLAGGKDAASPRYIFTMLSPLARYIFHKHDDPLLKHEYDDNQRIEPVYYIPVIPMILVNGADGIGTGWMTKIPNYNPREIIENIHRMMDGADPKPMIPYYKNFKGVVESCGDYRYVISGEISIIGPDKVEITELPIGTWTQAYKETVLEPMLHGTDKTPAIITDYKEYNTDTAVHFIVMMNRDKLVELEKDGLHKVFKLQTTTSITSMCAFDENQCLNKYDSVVQILKVFYKVRLEAYHKRKNYLEGALQAEAEKLTNQARFILEKCDGTLVIENKKKKDMIAELVRSKYDSDPLVAWKLSQDREQVLEDQEEAVENDEEAAPTANAIEKENFDYLLGMTMWSLTKEKKDDLLRQRDEKIAELKRLQARTPMSLWKEDLDNLLAELNKLEEKEQKEQKKTKQSEKKPPSRFYKMEDTRRILPVIDVELKKKIEKADIVSKDKKEGIKKPKVKKEQIMEEKDEFDTFVDSSKPLECRLGNSPEKMEKKVTKKGLKQTTLQFKPIKKGTKKKDKDSDDSDDIDFGSISPPPQPRSSRRSAAKKKYNMSSEDSDDSLEMFNPSSDSEQICKKKESIVALSDSDDNIKPSKKLPQPTPTSEELFDSLVGNSPEKQSSSEKKPVISSSGEDSPIKFTPPKKAPTKKKTENGGNKGVKRQLKKKSKSSDDSDTDDIFTTKQSHTKKKKKKSDSDEEMTTDDSPLPPPRKIAGRVRKPVSYALKSDDSDDSD; this is translated from the exons ATGAATACAGCCATGGAAAATGGGGCTGGCAACGGGAAGCCAGCTACCAAGCAGAAAACCATTGAAGGTATCTATCAAAAGAAATCACAGTTGGAACACATTCTGCTGCGTCCAGATACCTACATTGGATCTGTAGAGCCACTAACAGAAATGATGTGGGTCTTTGACAAAGAGAAGGAAATGATGGTACAGAAGGAAATAAGATACGTTCCTggattatataagatttttgaTGAGATCCTGGTAAATGCTGCCGATAATAAACAACGTGATCCTAAGATGGATATGATCAAGATTGACATTGACTC ggAAAATAACACCATTTCTGTATGGAACAACGGCAAAGGCATTCCTGTAGTGATACACAAAGACGAGAACATGTATGTACCTACCATGATATTTGGCCACCTTCTGACATCATCAAATTATGATGACGAAGAAGAGAAAGTGACCGGTGGTAGGAATGGTTACGGTGCCAAGCTATGTAACATTTTTAGTCATCGTTTTACTGTCGAGACTGCAACAAAGGAATACAAGAAATGCTTAAAACAA aCGTGGGGCAATAATATGGGAAAAGCTAGCGAGCCTAGAATTAAGGACTATTACGGAGAGGATTTCACAAAAGTCACATTTTCGCCGGACTTGACAAAGTTCAAGATGCAATCTCTCGATGACGATATTGTATCACTAATGTCTCGAAGAGCATATGATGTAGCTGCCTCCTCGAAGGGCGTCAAGGTTTATCTGAATGGGAGCCGTATACcagtaaagaattttaaagattatgtTGATTTTTACATCAAAGGAAAAGAAGACGATGTCGGTAACCCGCTGAAAGTTGTGTATGAGAATTGTGGTCCACGCTGGGAAGTGGCTCTTACTTTATCTGATAAAGGATTTCAACAAATGTCCTTTGTAAATAGTATCGCAACAACAAAG GGTGGTAGACACATCGATCATGTGACAGACATGATAGTCAAGCAATTGATTGAAAcgttaaagaagaagaataaagCTGGTGTTGCCATTAAGCCGTTTCAAATCAAGAATCACTTGTGGATCTTCGTTAACTGTCTCATCAACAATCCCACCTTTGACTCGCAAACTAAGGAGAATATGACTCTGCAGCCAAAGAGCTTTGGCTCTAAATGCACACTAACTGATAAGTTTATCACCTCA ATCGCCAAAATTGGTGTTGTGGAAGCAGTGTTATCCTGGGCGAAGTTTAAAGCTGACAGTCAGCTTGAAAAATTAGGTCCCAAATCGAAGCAAAGAAAACTTCACGGTATACCCAAGTTAGAGGATGCCAATGATGCAGGAACTGCAAAATCACTGGAATGCACACTCATATTGACTGAGGGAGACTCAGCCAAAACAATGGCTGTGTCCGGTATCGCTTCCATAGGCAGAGATAAATATGGCATATTTCCATTGAGag GTAAAATGTTAAACGTACGGGAGGCTACCCATAAGCAGATTTTGGAAAACGCCGAAATcaacaatttgataaaaattcttggtcttcaatataaaaagaaatacgaAACTCGAGACGATTTGAAAACGTTGCGCTATGGAAAAATGATGATCATGACTGATCAAGATCAG GATGGTTCACATATCAAAGGTCTGTTGATCAATTTTATCCACCATAACTGGCCGTCATTATTAAAGTTGAACTTCATTGAAGAATTTATTACACCTATCGTGAAGGCCACTAAGGGCAATCAAGTTTTgtctttcttctctctgccGGAATTCGAAGATTGGAAGAAGGAAACAGAAAACTTTCACacgtataaaatcaaatactaCAAAG gTTTGGGTACTTCGACCGCCAAGGAGGCGAAGGAGTACTTCGAAAACATGGCCAGACACAGAATACGCTTCCAATACCAGGGCGATCAGGATGATCAGAACATCATCATGGCGTTTAGCAAGAAATGTGTCGACCAACGTAAAGATTGGTTAATGAACCACATGAATGAAACAAAGAGGCGAAAGGAGATTGGCCTAGGCGAGCGTTATCTCTATGAGAAGAACACGCACACTGTAACTTTCTCAGACTTCATCAACGTCGAACTGGTACTGTACAGCAATTATGATAATGTAAGATCCATTCCAAACATGATGGACGGCTTTAAGCCGGGTCAGAGAAAAGTATTGTTCACCTGTTTGAAACGCAATGACAAACGTGAGGTGAAAGTCGCGCAATTGGCGGGATCGGTCGCCGAACATTCGGCTTATCATCACGGTGAGACATCCCTAATGGCGACCATAATTAATCTCGCGCAGAATTTTGTGGGCAGCAACAACATTAATCTGCTGCAACCCATTGGTCAATTCGGTACAAGACTTGCTGGCGGAAAGGATGCTGCTAGTCCGAGATATATTTTCACAATGCTCAG TCCTTTGGCAAGGTATATATTCCATAAACATGATGATCCTCTACTGAAACACGAGTACGACGACAATCAAAGAATCGAACCTGTCTATTACATACCTGTGATTCCTATGATATTAGTAAACGGTGCTGATGGTATCGGTACTGGATGGATGACGAAAATACCAAACTATAATCCTCGAGAGATAATCGAGAATATACATAGGATGATGGATGGTGCGGACCCAAAACCAATG ataccgtattataaaaatttcaaaggcgTCGTAGAAAGCTGCGGGGATTACCGTTATGTTATAAGCGgagaaatatcaataattgGACCTGATAAGGTGGAGATCACTGAACTTCCTATTGGTACGTGGACGCAAGCTTACAAGGAAACTGTGCTAGAACCTATGTTACATGGAACTGATAAAACTCCAGCTATCATTAC gGATTACAAAGAGTACAACACAGATACTGCGGTACACTTCATAGTAATGATGAACCGTGACAAATTAGTggagttagaaaaagatggTCTTCACAAAGTATTTAAACTTCAGACAACTACGAGTATAACATCTATG TGTGCATTTGATGAGAATCAATGCTTGAACAAGTACGACAGTGTAGTACAGATAttgaaagtattttataaagtacGATTGGAGGCATATCACAAGAGGAAAAATTACCTGGAAGGAGCTTTGCAAGCGGAAGCGGAGAAGTTGACAAATCAGGCACGCTTCATCCTCGAAAAATGCGACGGCACTCTAGTGATAgagaacaagaaaaagaaggatatGATTGCGGAATTAGTCAGAAGCAAATATGATTCGGATCCGTTGGTAGCTTGGAAACTGTCGCAGGATAGAGAGCAAGTACTG GAGGATCAA GAAGAAGCTGTAGAAAACGATGAAGAGGCTGCTCCAACCGCAAACGCGATAGAGAAGGAAAACTTCGATTACCTTCTCGGAATGACGATGTGGAGCTTGACGAAGGAAAAGAAGGATGATTTGTTGCGTCAGCGGGACGAGAAGATAGCGGAGCTGAAGAGATTGCAAGCTCGCACGCCGATGTCTTTATGGAAGGAGGATCTGGACAATCTGTTAGccgaattaaataaa CTCGAAGAAAAGGAGCAGAAGGAACagaaaaaaacgaaacaaTCCGAGAAAAAACCGCCCTCGAGATTTTACAAGATGGAAGACACTCGTCGCATACTTCCTGTCATCGACGTTGAACTGAAGAAAAAGATTGAGAAGGCCGACATTGTATCGAAGGATAAGAAAGAAGGCATAAAGAAACCGAAA gTAAAGAAAGAGCAAATCATGGAGGAGAAAGATGAATTCGATACGTTTGTCGATTCTAGTAAACCTCTCGAATGTAGACTTGGAAATTCTCCTGaaaaaatggagaaaaaaGTTACAAAGAAGG GATTGAAGCAAACTACGTTACAATTTAAGCCGATCAAGAAAGGAACCAAAAAGAAGGATAAGGATTCGGACGATAGCGATGACATTGATTTCGGTAGCATTTCGCCACCTCCGCAACCACGATCATCTCGTAGATCCGCAG CCAAGAAGAAATACAATATGAGCAGCGAGGATTCGGATGACAGTCTCGAAATGTTTAATCCATCTTCTGATTCGGAACAAat ATGCAAGAAGAAAGAGTCCATTGTAGCGCTAAGTGATTCCGATGACAACATTAAACCGAGCAAGAAACTGCCTCAACCGACAC CGACTTCAGAAGAACTTTTCGATTCATTAGTCGGCAATTCTCCTGAGAAACAATCTTCATCTGAGAAGAAACCTGTAATATCCTCATCCGGGGAAGATTCGCCTATAAAGTTTACGCCGCCTAAAAAGG CACCTACCAAGAAGAAGACTGAGAACGGTGGTAACAAAGGAGTAAAAAGacaattaaagaagaaatcaAAATCATCTGATGACTCTGACACGGATGATATATTTACCACTAAACAAAGTCAT acgaagaagaaaaagaagaaatcagATTCTGACGAAGAGATGACAACGGATGATTCGCCGTTACCACCGCCTCGGAAGATTGCCGGTAGAGTTCGGAAGCCTGTATCTTACGCATTAAAGTCAGACGATAGCGATGATTCTGATTGA
- the Top2 gene encoding DNA topoisomerase 2 isoform X2 produces the protein MNTAMENGAGNGKPATKQKTIEGIYQKKSQLEHILLRPDTYIGSVEPLTEMMWVFDKEKEMMVQKEIRYVPGLYKIFDEILVNAADNKQRDPKMDMIKIDIDSENNTISVWNNGKGIPVVIHKDENMYVPTMIFGHLLTSSNYDDEEEKVTGGRNGYGAKLCNIFSHRFTVETATKEYKKCLKQTWGNNMGKASEPRIKDYYGEDFTKVTFSPDLTKFKMQSLDDDIVSLMSRRAYDVAASSKGVKVYLNGSRIPVKNFKDYVDFYIKGKEDDVGNPLKVVYENCGPRWEVALTLSDKGFQQMSFVNSIATTKGGRHIDHVTDMIVKQLIETLKKKNKAGVAIKPFQIKNHLWIFVNCLINNPTFDSQTKENMTLQPKSFGSKCTLTDKFITSIAKIGVVEAVLSWAKFKADSQLEKLGPKSKQRKLHGIPKLEDANDAGTAKSLECTLILTEGDSAKTMAVSGIASIGRDKYGIFPLRGKMLNVREATHKQILENAEINNLIKILGLQYKKKYETRDDLKTLRYGKMMIMTDQDQDGSHIKGLLINFIHHNWPSLLKLNFIEEFITPIVKATKGNQVLSFFSLPEFEDWKKETENFHTYKIKYYKGLGTSTAKEAKEYFENMARHRIRFQYQGDQDDQNIIMAFSKKCVDQRKDWLMNHMNETKRRKEIGLGERYLYEKNTHTVTFSDFINVELVLYSNYDNVRSIPNMMDGFKPGQRKVLFTCLKRNDKREVKVAQLAGSVAEHSAYHHGETSLMATIINLAQNFVGSNNINLLQPIGQFGTRLAGGKDAASPRYIFTMLSPLARYIFHKHDDPLLKHEYDDNQRIEPVYYIPVIPMILVNGADGIGTGWMTKIPNYNPREIIENIHRMMDGADPKPMIPYYKNFKGVVESCGDYRYVISGEISIIGPDKVEITELPIGTWTQAYKETVLEPMLHGTDKTPAIITDYKEYNTDTAVHFIVMMNRDKLVELEKDGLHKVFKLQTTTSITSMCAFDENQCLNKYDSVVQILKVFYKVRLEAYHKRKNYLEGALQAEAEKLTNQARFILEKCDGTLVIENKKKKDMIAELVRSKYDSDPLVAWKLSQDREQVLEEAVENDEEAAPTANAIEKENFDYLLGMTMWSLTKEKKDDLLRQRDEKIAELKRLQARTPMSLWKEDLDNLLAELNKLEEKEQKEQKKTKQSEKKPPSRFYKMEDTRRILPVIDVELKKKIEKADIVSKDKKEGIKKPKVKKEQIMEEKDEFDTFVDSSKPLECRLGNSPEKMEKKVTKKGLKQTTLQFKPIKKGTKKKDKDSDDSDDIDFGSISPPPQPRSSRRSAAKKKYNMSSEDSDDSLEMFNPSSDSEQICKKKESIVALSDSDDNIKPSKKLPQPTPTSEELFDSLVGNSPEKQSSSEKKPVISSSGEDSPIKFTPPKKAPTKKKTENGGNKGVKRQLKKKSKSSDDSDTDDIFTTKQSHTKKKKKKSDSDEEMTTDDSPLPPPRKIAGRVRKPVSYALKSDDSDDSD, from the exons ATGAATACAGCCATGGAAAATGGGGCTGGCAACGGGAAGCCAGCTACCAAGCAGAAAACCATTGAAGGTATCTATCAAAAGAAATCACAGTTGGAACACATTCTGCTGCGTCCAGATACCTACATTGGATCTGTAGAGCCACTAACAGAAATGATGTGGGTCTTTGACAAAGAGAAGGAAATGATGGTACAGAAGGAAATAAGATACGTTCCTggattatataagatttttgaTGAGATCCTGGTAAATGCTGCCGATAATAAACAACGTGATCCTAAGATGGATATGATCAAGATTGACATTGACTC ggAAAATAACACCATTTCTGTATGGAACAACGGCAAAGGCATTCCTGTAGTGATACACAAAGACGAGAACATGTATGTACCTACCATGATATTTGGCCACCTTCTGACATCATCAAATTATGATGACGAAGAAGAGAAAGTGACCGGTGGTAGGAATGGTTACGGTGCCAAGCTATGTAACATTTTTAGTCATCGTTTTACTGTCGAGACTGCAACAAAGGAATACAAGAAATGCTTAAAACAA aCGTGGGGCAATAATATGGGAAAAGCTAGCGAGCCTAGAATTAAGGACTATTACGGAGAGGATTTCACAAAAGTCACATTTTCGCCGGACTTGACAAAGTTCAAGATGCAATCTCTCGATGACGATATTGTATCACTAATGTCTCGAAGAGCATATGATGTAGCTGCCTCCTCGAAGGGCGTCAAGGTTTATCTGAATGGGAGCCGTATACcagtaaagaattttaaagattatgtTGATTTTTACATCAAAGGAAAAGAAGACGATGTCGGTAACCCGCTGAAAGTTGTGTATGAGAATTGTGGTCCACGCTGGGAAGTGGCTCTTACTTTATCTGATAAAGGATTTCAACAAATGTCCTTTGTAAATAGTATCGCAACAACAAAG GGTGGTAGACACATCGATCATGTGACAGACATGATAGTCAAGCAATTGATTGAAAcgttaaagaagaagaataaagCTGGTGTTGCCATTAAGCCGTTTCAAATCAAGAATCACTTGTGGATCTTCGTTAACTGTCTCATCAACAATCCCACCTTTGACTCGCAAACTAAGGAGAATATGACTCTGCAGCCAAAGAGCTTTGGCTCTAAATGCACACTAACTGATAAGTTTATCACCTCA ATCGCCAAAATTGGTGTTGTGGAAGCAGTGTTATCCTGGGCGAAGTTTAAAGCTGACAGTCAGCTTGAAAAATTAGGTCCCAAATCGAAGCAAAGAAAACTTCACGGTATACCCAAGTTAGAGGATGCCAATGATGCAGGAACTGCAAAATCACTGGAATGCACACTCATATTGACTGAGGGAGACTCAGCCAAAACAATGGCTGTGTCCGGTATCGCTTCCATAGGCAGAGATAAATATGGCATATTTCCATTGAGag GTAAAATGTTAAACGTACGGGAGGCTACCCATAAGCAGATTTTGGAAAACGCCGAAATcaacaatttgataaaaattcttggtcttcaatataaaaagaaatacgaAACTCGAGACGATTTGAAAACGTTGCGCTATGGAAAAATGATGATCATGACTGATCAAGATCAG GATGGTTCACATATCAAAGGTCTGTTGATCAATTTTATCCACCATAACTGGCCGTCATTATTAAAGTTGAACTTCATTGAAGAATTTATTACACCTATCGTGAAGGCCACTAAGGGCAATCAAGTTTTgtctttcttctctctgccGGAATTCGAAGATTGGAAGAAGGAAACAGAAAACTTTCACacgtataaaatcaaatactaCAAAG gTTTGGGTACTTCGACCGCCAAGGAGGCGAAGGAGTACTTCGAAAACATGGCCAGACACAGAATACGCTTCCAATACCAGGGCGATCAGGATGATCAGAACATCATCATGGCGTTTAGCAAGAAATGTGTCGACCAACGTAAAGATTGGTTAATGAACCACATGAATGAAACAAAGAGGCGAAAGGAGATTGGCCTAGGCGAGCGTTATCTCTATGAGAAGAACACGCACACTGTAACTTTCTCAGACTTCATCAACGTCGAACTGGTACTGTACAGCAATTATGATAATGTAAGATCCATTCCAAACATGATGGACGGCTTTAAGCCGGGTCAGAGAAAAGTATTGTTCACCTGTTTGAAACGCAATGACAAACGTGAGGTGAAAGTCGCGCAATTGGCGGGATCGGTCGCCGAACATTCGGCTTATCATCACGGTGAGACATCCCTAATGGCGACCATAATTAATCTCGCGCAGAATTTTGTGGGCAGCAACAACATTAATCTGCTGCAACCCATTGGTCAATTCGGTACAAGACTTGCTGGCGGAAAGGATGCTGCTAGTCCGAGATATATTTTCACAATGCTCAG TCCTTTGGCAAGGTATATATTCCATAAACATGATGATCCTCTACTGAAACACGAGTACGACGACAATCAAAGAATCGAACCTGTCTATTACATACCTGTGATTCCTATGATATTAGTAAACGGTGCTGATGGTATCGGTACTGGATGGATGACGAAAATACCAAACTATAATCCTCGAGAGATAATCGAGAATATACATAGGATGATGGATGGTGCGGACCCAAAACCAATG ataccgtattataaaaatttcaaaggcgTCGTAGAAAGCTGCGGGGATTACCGTTATGTTATAAGCGgagaaatatcaataattgGACCTGATAAGGTGGAGATCACTGAACTTCCTATTGGTACGTGGACGCAAGCTTACAAGGAAACTGTGCTAGAACCTATGTTACATGGAACTGATAAAACTCCAGCTATCATTAC gGATTACAAAGAGTACAACACAGATACTGCGGTACACTTCATAGTAATGATGAACCGTGACAAATTAGTggagttagaaaaagatggTCTTCACAAAGTATTTAAACTTCAGACAACTACGAGTATAACATCTATG TGTGCATTTGATGAGAATCAATGCTTGAACAAGTACGACAGTGTAGTACAGATAttgaaagtattttataaagtacGATTGGAGGCATATCACAAGAGGAAAAATTACCTGGAAGGAGCTTTGCAAGCGGAAGCGGAGAAGTTGACAAATCAGGCACGCTTCATCCTCGAAAAATGCGACGGCACTCTAGTGATAgagaacaagaaaaagaaggatatGATTGCGGAATTAGTCAGAAGCAAATATGATTCGGATCCGTTGGTAGCTTGGAAACTGTCGCAGGATAGAGAGCAAGTACTG GAAGAAGCTGTAGAAAACGATGAAGAGGCTGCTCCAACCGCAAACGCGATAGAGAAGGAAAACTTCGATTACCTTCTCGGAATGACGATGTGGAGCTTGACGAAGGAAAAGAAGGATGATTTGTTGCGTCAGCGGGACGAGAAGATAGCGGAGCTGAAGAGATTGCAAGCTCGCACGCCGATGTCTTTATGGAAGGAGGATCTGGACAATCTGTTAGccgaattaaataaa CTCGAAGAAAAGGAGCAGAAGGAACagaaaaaaacgaaacaaTCCGAGAAAAAACCGCCCTCGAGATTTTACAAGATGGAAGACACTCGTCGCATACTTCCTGTCATCGACGTTGAACTGAAGAAAAAGATTGAGAAGGCCGACATTGTATCGAAGGATAAGAAAGAAGGCATAAAGAAACCGAAA gTAAAGAAAGAGCAAATCATGGAGGAGAAAGATGAATTCGATACGTTTGTCGATTCTAGTAAACCTCTCGAATGTAGACTTGGAAATTCTCCTGaaaaaatggagaaaaaaGTTACAAAGAAGG GATTGAAGCAAACTACGTTACAATTTAAGCCGATCAAGAAAGGAACCAAAAAGAAGGATAAGGATTCGGACGATAGCGATGACATTGATTTCGGTAGCATTTCGCCACCTCCGCAACCACGATCATCTCGTAGATCCGCAG CCAAGAAGAAATACAATATGAGCAGCGAGGATTCGGATGACAGTCTCGAAATGTTTAATCCATCTTCTGATTCGGAACAAat ATGCAAGAAGAAAGAGTCCATTGTAGCGCTAAGTGATTCCGATGACAACATTAAACCGAGCAAGAAACTGCCTCAACCGACAC CGACTTCAGAAGAACTTTTCGATTCATTAGTCGGCAATTCTCCTGAGAAACAATCTTCATCTGAGAAGAAACCTGTAATATCCTCATCCGGGGAAGATTCGCCTATAAAGTTTACGCCGCCTAAAAAGG CACCTACCAAGAAGAAGACTGAGAACGGTGGTAACAAAGGAGTAAAAAGacaattaaagaagaaatcaAAATCATCTGATGACTCTGACACGGATGATATATTTACCACTAAACAAAGTCAT acgaagaagaaaaagaagaaatcagATTCTGACGAAGAGATGACAACGGATGATTCGCCGTTACCACCGCCTCGGAAGATTGCCGGTAGAGTTCGGAAGCCTGTATCTTACGCATTAAAGTCAGACGATAGCGATGATTCTGATTGA